In a genomic window of Gadus chalcogrammus isolate NIFS_2021 chromosome 17, NIFS_Gcha_1.0, whole genome shotgun sequence:
- the LOC130369807 gene encoding nck-associated protein 5-like, translating to MVTLQRHFSSMEEAVRTLLQNPDSLEGPKVDPLDLMKAYKDKLLEEMWKQQDSLEAPPAPAHRPATPQPASGAPEEEKERNDSRPLVERLRALEAENSALSLENDNQRRQYEHCLDEVANQVVQALLTQKDLKEECVKLRTRVFDLEQQNRILSVLFQQRVKMSTNTNPQEVQKNGKSGVASGRWPSLLSLTCPRSSCSGSELSLSSTCSEYSSGSHTWAEGRGSSKQSATSREKRMSAGSVSSHPSAEPEPAELGWKEGHILKGLKRLQTRSPNRLSPPASAPHYKDCMTSNEGIYCLGARSGAQALDPKQADVKPGTPLFKTEAAVATLISDSDEGDEESPKSVKESCGESTEDSHCLEDTSSTALGETGNDGNLQEDPMKPQGNPGQFLSPVPDEFLLVGPTVKPGVSPTESPNHLDADEEEPSSLKKQNDRNNNQEKTTDRKSRLDYVKKQHDRLVSKQHEKGTTNMTSSIHNAAKRALDSADEARQRSSSMDTPHVRDQASQAGGDSHDLAILESLQKKLKPQACDSARKAFILRSKSADGGSDQTKQLHSPLHQKLFQAQKSKPQPNPPGQTAVGPRSSLGKPPGSCKGAFTKVERGDGAAGSSPSGLLESVAPPSPLSPQMNHGKGFKSAVTLDCPKSPNKAPAQMSKLISNNDSGPEDTDSSNIPCTSLKHRHQETQAEASHSELRSPSPPPPPGRSTSLLVRSSLEPSSKTPKSGGQTPATTTGKAKVCSAKSPQGSNTPDVTKSPKHSHVNVMTPKSTRTPAAASVPVQESCASECVQPSMTMSSHDENGASSTVLDQGVIPGEPIFSEVMPQTPYNIHGHGSATSAHNLNSRAALITLPGNAKSIEVIPGQGNSTFLVLGRHNKPALSAKRFQSFETFSQEPHTYQIIHGVHEVGAKEKINRKIETRCSSLDSDPAVQPVAADSGVMLDWGFDEEGWLFKRSVSVSTRPPLKPVLGMTGAKARSQSFGARYMDRPNSNRSGKIRTQIKTQSGSSLNSLGDVFSGSLSCSSSYHCPMNRSLLNNFLIEEGLPVPSHLASSSERLQSLKLQREQARRLQIEQQFSSAFGEPVSEEPESQNAITTIEEKVMLGIEENLHKSQEQEKNNDAKQKSGSSLANWFGFRKSKLPAPSGKKMDVSKVKEEKKEQKITSLLGGKQTKSDKKKERRKSDGKDCSVGRRESHDAVRACIPTACPGAALVPDMQGHADPGPADPKIQVMTQRTDRENGLSVTSPAQDAVIGSTSRMRTLDSGIGTIPLPESCSFFSSLLHLLPSEEVSATSPLPRWKVPSGVLGAGGGGGGLPGSLSDSSVALVRSVPFPSVACPPPRPPQPPPSVYESHSRLPRPSPGNPPPRSDAQRHAGDFI from the exons gTGGCTAATCAGGTAGTCCAGGCTCTCCTCACACAGAAG GATTTGAAGGAGGAGTGCGTGAAGCTGCGAACTCGCGTGTTCGACCTGGAGCAGCAAAACCGCATTCTCAGCGTTCTGTTCCAGCAGCGAGTCAAGATGTCCACCAACACTAACCCCCAG GAGGTCCAGAAGAACGGGAAGTCGGGCGTTGCTTCCGGGAGATGGCCCAGCCTGCTCAGCCTCACCTGCCCTCGCAGCAGCTGTAGTGGCAGTGAGCTGTCCTTATCCAGCACCTGCAGCGAGTACTCCAGTGGATCCCACACCTGGGCAGAGGGTCGCGGCTCGTCCAAACAG TCCGCCACGAGCCGAGAGAAGAGGATGAGTGCCGGGTCGGTGTCGAGCCACCCCTCTGCAGAGCCGGAACCCGCCGAGCTGGGCTGGAAGGAGGGCCATATCCTCAAGGGTCTTAAGAGGCTACAAACGCGCAGTCCCAATAGACTGTCCCCCCCTGCATCCGCGCCGCATTACAAGGACTGCATGACCTCCAACGAGGGGATATACTGCCTCGGTGCCAGGTCTGGTGCACAGGCGCTGGATCCTAAACAGGCGGATGTAAAACCAGGGACACCTTTATTCAAAACGGAAGCAGCGGTTGCTACTCTGATTTCAGACTCtgatgaaggtgatgaggaATCCCCAAAGTCTGTCAAGGAATCTTGTGGTGAGTCCACAGAAGATTCTCATTGCCTGGAGGACACCAGTTCTACTGCTTTGGGCGAAACAGGAAATGATGGTAATTTACAAGAGGACCCTATGAAGCCTCAAGGAAATCCTGGCCAGTTCCTTTCACCGGTCCCTGATGAGTTCCTCTTGGTAGGTCCCACAGTGAAACCGGGTGTTAGCCCAACAGAGAGTCCGAATCACCTGGATGCTGATGAGGAGGAGCCATCAAGCCTGAAGAAACAAAATGACAGAAATAACAaccaagaaaaaacaacagaccGCAAATCCAGACTGGATTATGTCAAAAAGCAACATGACAGGCTGGTTTCAAAGCAACATGAGAAGGGAACCACCAATATGACCTCCTCTATCCACAATGCCGCCAAACGAGCTCTGGACAGTGCAGATGAAGCCAGGCAGCGCAGCTCCTCAATGGACACCCCTCATGTCAGAGACCAGGCGAGTCAGGCTGGTGGGGACAGCCATGACCTTGCCATTTTGGAATCCTTGCAGAAGAAACTAAAACCTCAGGCCTGTGACTCAGCGCGTAAAGCATTCATTCTCCGGAGCAAGAGTGCAGACGGAGGATCAGACCAGACAAAGCAGTTGCATTCTCCTCTTCACCAGAAACTATTTCAAGCTCAGAAGTCTAAACCACAGCCAAACCCTCCTGGACAGACTGCTGTTGGCCCTAGATCCAGCCTTGGCAAGCCCCCTGGTTCATGCAAAGGGGCGTTTACCAAAGTGGAGCGAGGTGATGGGGCTGCTGGGAGCAGCCCTTCAGGACTCCTTGAGAGTGTGGCGCCACCGTCTCCGCTCTCTCCCCAAATGAACCATGGCAAGGGGTTCAAGTCAGCTGTAACCCTTGACTGCCCCAAGAGCCCAAACAAAGCTCCTGCCCAAATGTCTAAGCTTATATCAAATAATGATTCTGGGCCAGAAGACACAGACTCCTCCAACATCCCTTGCACTTCACTGAAACACCGACACCAGGAGACCCAAGCTGAAGCTTCCCACTCTGAACTTCGGTCTCCatcgccaccacctccaccaggtaGAAGCACATCGCTACTGGTTAGATCCAGCCTGGAACCTTCATCAAAAACCCCCAAATCTGGTGGTCAAACTCCGGCCACTACAACTGGGAAGGCAAAAGTCTGCAGTGCAAAGTCGCCTCAAGGATCCAACACACCAGATGTAACTAAATCTCCTAAACATTCCCATGTCAATGTAATGACTCCCAAGTCGACCCGGACACCAGCCGCCGCCTCTGTCCCCGTTCAAGAATCATGTGCTTCTGAGTGTGTTCAGCCGTCTATGACAATGAGTAGCCATGATGAAAATGGTGCTTCCTCTACAGTACTAGATCAAGGTGTCATACCAGGGGAACCCATCTTTTCCGAAGTAATGCCCCAGACCCCCTACAATATTCATGGCCATGGGTCTGCTACAAGTGCACATAATCTCAACTCAAGAGCTGCACTGATAACCCTTCCTGGAAATGCTAAATCGATAGAGGTCATTCCAGGACAAGGGAACAGTACATTTCTGGTATTGGGGAGACATAACAAACCTGCCCTTTCTGCAAAAAGATTCCAGTCCTTTGAGACATTTAGTCAGGAACCTCATACTTATCAGATAATACATGGGGTGCACGAGGTCGGCGCGAAAGAGAAAATCAACCGAAAGATTGAGACTCGCTGCAGCTCCTTGGACTCTGATCCGGCAGTCCAGCCCGTGGCAGCAGACAGTGGCGTGATGTTAGACTGGGGGTTTGACGAGGAGGGCTGGCTTTTCAAACGCTCCGTGTCTGTATCAACCAGGCCTCCTCTCAAGCCTGTCTTGGGTATGACCGGGGCGAAGGCTCGTAGCCAGAGCTTTGGGGCGCGGTACATGGACAGGCCGAACTCAAACAGATCTGGTAAGATCCGCACTCAGATCAAAACCCAGTCGGGCAGCTCTCTGAACTCTCTGGGTGACGTCTTCTCCGGAAGTCTAAGCTGCTCCAGCAGCTACCATTGTCCCATGAACCGGTCGCTACTGAACAACTTCCTCATCGAGGAAGGACTGCCGGTACCTTCGCACCTGGCATCGTCCAGCGAGAGACTTCAGAGTCTGAAGCTTCAGCGCGAGCAGGCCCGGCGACTACAGATAGAGCAGCAGTTCTCCAGCGCATTTGGGGAGCCCGTTTCAGAAGAGCCCGAAAGTCAAAACGCCATAACCACTATTGAGGAAAAGGTAATGCTCGGAATAGAGGAGAATCTACACAAATCTCAGGAACAGGAGAAGAATAACGATGCCAAACAAAAGTCTGGATCCAGCTTGGCCAACTGGTTTGGCTTCCGAAAGAGCAAACTTCCGGCTCCCAGTGGGAAGAAAATGGATGTGTCTAAAGTgaaggaagagaagaaggagCAGAAGATAACGTCTCTCCTGGGAGGGAAACAGACCAAGTCtgacaaaaagaaagagaggaggaaaagtGATGGAAAGGACTG CTCCGTAGGTAGGAGGGAGTCCCACGACGCGGTGCGGGCCTGCATCCCAACCGCCTGCCCGGGAGCCGCCCTTGTCCCTGACATGCAGGGACACGCTGACCCGGGCCCCGCCGACCCCAAG ATCCAGGTGATGACCCAGAGAACAGACCGGGAGAACGGATTATCTGTCACAAGCCCCGCCCAGGACGCAGTCATTG GCTCCACCAGTAGGATGCGGACCCTGGACAGCGGCATCGGCACCATCCCGCTGCCGGagtcctgctccttcttctcctccctcctgcacctcctccccaG cgagGAGGTGTCCGCCACCTCCCCGCTGCCCCGCTGGAAGGTCCCGAGCGGGGTCCTGGgggccggcggcggggggggggggctccccgGCTCCCTGTCCGACTCCTCCGTCGCCCTGGTGCGGTCCGTGCCTTTCCCCTCTGTGGcctgccccccgccccgccccccccagcccccccccagtgtgtacGAGTCCCACAGCCGGCTGCCCCGCCCCTCTCCAGGTAACCCTCCTCCTCGCTCAGACGCCCAGCGGCATGCTGGGGATTTTATTTGA